A window from bacterium encodes these proteins:
- a CDS encoding glycosyltransferase, whose protein sequence is MGELTSLPSASVVIPVLNAAPYLPALLEAFARQAPRPPLEVILVDSGSTDGTAALAAGRPGVRVIPIERFTHGRSRNLGARAAAGEVVVFLSQDALPADERWLAELLAPFADGRVAAAYSRQIARDDANPMERHFLETRFPPGEPIARVAGPGESSLEQVFFSNVSSAVRREALLEHPFDEELIMSEDQQLSRDLLAAGFRVVYRPSSAVLHSHNYTLGSVFRRYFDSVYSLTVIFRGHTVSTSLGMGLRYALAEVWYMVRHHPLWLPYYALYFAAKSLGTLFGHAAEALPRPIARACSFHRYHWD, encoded by the coding sequence ATGGGGGAGCTGACATCCCTTCCGTCGGCGTCGGTCGTCATCCCGGTCCTCAACGCCGCGCCGTACCTGCCCGCGCTCCTCGAGGCGTTCGCCCGGCAGGCGCCCCGTCCGCCCCTGGAGGTGATCCTCGTGGACTCCGGGTCGACCGACGGCACGGCGGCGCTGGCCGCGGGCCGGCCCGGGGTCAGGGTCATCCCGATCGAGCGCTTCACGCACGGCCGCTCCCGCAACCTCGGGGCGCGCGCCGCGGCGGGGGAGGTCGTCGTCTTCCTCTCGCAGGACGCGCTCCCGGCAGACGAGCGCTGGCTCGCGGAGCTGCTGGCGCCGTTTGCGGACGGGCGGGTCGCGGCGGCGTACTCGCGGCAGATCGCGCGCGACGACGCCAACCCGATGGAGCGGCACTTCCTCGAGACCCGCTTCCCGCCCGGCGAGCCGATCGCGCGCGTCGCCGGCCCGGGGGAGTCCTCGCTGGAGCAGGTCTTCTTCTCGAACGTCAGCTCGGCGGTGCGGCGCGAGGCGCTGCTCGAGCACCCCTTCGACGAGGAGCTGATCATGAGCGAGGACCAGCAGCTCTCGCGGGACCTGCTCGCCGCAGGCTTCCGGGTGGTCTACCGGCCCTCCTCCGCGGTGCTGCACTCGCACAACTACACGCTCGGGAGCGTCTTCCGGCGCTACTTCGACAGCGTCTACTCGCTCACCGTGATCTTCCGCGGCCACACGGTCTCGACCAGCCTCGGGATGGGGCTGCGCTACGCGCTCGCCGAGGTCTGGTACATGGTGCGCCACCACCCGCTCTGGCTGCCGTACTACGCCCTGTACTTCGCGGCCAAGTCGCTCGGCACGCTCTTCGGCCACGCCGCCGAGGCGCTGCCG